The following proteins are encoded in a genomic region of Desulfomonile tiedjei:
- a CDS encoding transposase, with protein sequence STGPLEATNNKIKTLQRQAYGFRDREFFVLKIYALHLTKYALVG encoded by the coding sequence TATCCACAGGCCCATTGGAGGCAACCAACAACAAAATCAAAACACTGCAAAGACAAGCTTATGGATTCCGTGACCGTGAATTCTTCGTCCTCAAAATCTATGCACTACATCTGACAAAGTACGCACTTGTCGGATGA